One region of Microbacterium sufflavum genomic DNA includes:
- a CDS encoding biliverdin-producing heme oxygenase, with protein MPEILSFSAALRERSSGSHSRSETAGFMSDLLKGEGSREDYIALVAQHYFIYEALESAGDRMRTDPVASVFLSDKLTRLPALEADLEFLLGADWRDRITPLPTTQRYVERIRQVGATWAGGFVAHHYTRYLGDLSGGIFIGRVMSRRFGFETNGVGFYLFDDIADPSAFKDVYREQLDAAPWDEAERERVIDEVLLAYRFNTELFEDLDRARAAA; from the coding sequence ATGCCCGAGATCCTCTCCTTCTCCGCCGCCCTCCGCGAGCGCTCCTCCGGGTCGCACTCGCGCAGCGAGACGGCCGGCTTCATGTCCGACCTGCTCAAGGGCGAGGGCTCCCGCGAGGACTACATCGCGCTCGTCGCGCAGCACTACTTCATCTACGAGGCCCTCGAGAGCGCGGGCGACCGCATGCGCACCGACCCCGTCGCCTCCGTGTTCCTCAGCGACAAGCTCACCCGCCTCCCCGCGCTCGAGGCCGACCTCGAGTTCCTGCTCGGCGCGGACTGGCGCGACCGGATCACGCCGCTGCCCACCACGCAGCGCTACGTGGAGCGCATCCGCCAGGTGGGCGCGACCTGGGCCGGGGGCTTCGTCGCCCACCACTACACGCGCTACCTCGGCGACCTCTCCGGCGGCATCTTCATCGGCCGCGTCATGTCCCGCCGCTTCGGCTTCGAGACCAACGGCGTCGGCTTCTACCTGTTCGACGACATCGCCGACCCGTCCGCCTTCAAGGACGTGTACCGCGAACAGCTCGACGCCGCCCCGTGGGACGAGGCGGAGCGCGAGCGCGTGATCGACGAGGTGCTGCTCGCCTACCGGTTCAACACGGAGCTGTTCGAAGACCTCGACCGCGCCCGCGCCGCCGCCTGA